One segment of Strix aluco isolate bStrAlu1 chromosome 4, bStrAlu1.hap1, whole genome shotgun sequence DNA contains the following:
- the LOC141922327 gene encoding interleukin-8-like: protein MDGKSVAVALFLYLVLMVGSEGKALTKTEGKRFQCLCISTHSKFIPPKAIQNVRLSQRGPRCKNVEIIATLKGGRQVCLEPTAPWVRLTVKAILARARDNIESPIKEKSQKNIPWSSSRI, encoded by the exons ATGGATGGCAAATCTGTTGCTGTTGCTTTGTTTCTCTATCTGGTCTTAATGGTGGGGTCAGAAG GTAAGGCATTGACGAAGACAGAAGGAAAACGCTTCCAATGCCTGTGCATAAGCACTCATTCCAAGTTCATCCCTCCCAAGGCTATTCAGAATGTGAGATTAAGCCAAAGAGGACCTCGCTGCAAAAATGTGGAAATCAT AGCTACACTGAAAGGTGGCAGACAAGTGTGTTTGGAGCCCACTGCTCCCTGGGTTCGGCTCACTGTAAAGGCTATTTTGGCTAG GGCCAGAGACAATATTGAGTCACCTATCAaagaaaagtcacagaaaaatatACCTTGGAGTTCTTCAAGGATATGA
- the LOC141922326 gene encoding interleukin-8-like, which yields MNGKLVAVLALFLISASMSQGMSLARMATELRCQCIATHSKFIPPKSIQDVKLTQSGPHCKNVEVIATLKDGREVCLEPTAPWVQLIIKAILAKAQLNSDSPL from the exons ATGAACGGCAAACTTGTGGCTGTCCTGGCTCTCTTCCTGATTTCAGCGTCTATGTCTCAAG GTATGAGCCTGGCAAGGATGGCAACCGAGCTCCGGTGCCAGTGCATAGCCACTCATTCAAAGTTCATCCCTCCTAAGTCCATTCAAGATGTGAAGCTGACACAGAGCGGTCCCCACTGCAAGAACGTTGAAGTGAT AGCTACTCTGAAGGACGGCAGAGAGGTGTGCTTGGAGCCCACTGCTCCCTGGGTACAGCTGATCATAAAGGCAATTTTGGCCAA GGCTCAGCTCAATTCTGACTCACCACTCTAA